DNA sequence from the Streptomyces cinnabarinus genome:
CCGTCCTGGAGGGCACGCTCACCGAGCACACGGAGCGCGGCACGCGCGTGCTGACGCCGGGCGCGCAGCGGGTGTTCGCACCGGGGTACGTGCACGAGGTGAGCAATGACGCGCTGGAGCCGGCGGTCAGCCTGCACGTCTACTACCCGGGCCTGACCGAGATGCCGATGCACACCCGGTGCACGGCGGAGGCCGCCCGGGTCGCGTGACCGCCTGACGCGTTGTCGTACCCGCCTGCCATGCTTGCTCCCATGCGCATTGTGGTTCTGGCAGGCGGCATCGGCGGTGCCCGGTTCCTGCGTGGTCTGAAGCGGGCCGCGCCGGACGCGGACATCACCGTCATCGGCAACACCGGCGACGACATCCACCTCTTCGGGCTGAAGGTCTGCCCCGACCTCGACACGGTGATGTACACCCTCGGCGGCGGCATCAACGAGGAGCAGGGCTGGGGGCGGGCCGAGGAGACCTTCCATCTCAAGGAGGAGCTCGCGGCATACGGCGTGGGGCCCGAGTGGTTCGGGCTCGGCGACCGGGACTTCGCCACCCACATCGTGCGGACCCAGATGATCGCCGCCGGATACCCGCTGAGCGCGGTCACCGAGGCGCTGTGCGACCGCTGGAAGCCGGGCGTGAAGCTCATTCCGATGACCGACGACCGCGTGGAGACGCATGTCGCCGTCGAACTGGACGGCGAGCGCAAGGCGATCCACTTCCAGGAGTACTGGGTACGGCTGCGCGCCTCGGTCCCCGCCGAGGCCGTCGTGCCCGTGGGCGCCGAGCAGGCCAAGCCCGCGCCGGGCGTCCTGGAGGCGATCGCCGGGGCGGACATCGTGCTGTTCCCGCCGTCCAACCCGGTCGTCTCCATCGGCACGATCCTCGCCGTGCCCGGCATCCGGGAGGCCATC
Encoded proteins:
- the cofD gene encoding 2-phospho-L-lactate transferase, with the translated sequence MRIVVLAGGIGGARFLRGLKRAAPDADITVIGNTGDDIHLFGLKVCPDLDTVMYTLGGGINEEQGWGRAEETFHLKEELAAYGVGPEWFGLGDRDFATHIVRTQMIAAGYPLSAVTEALCDRWKPGVKLIPMTDDRVETHVAVELDGERKAIHFQEYWVRLRASVPAEAVVPVGAEQAKPAPGVLEAIAGADIVLFPPSNPVVSIGTILAVPGIREAIAEAGVPVVGLSPIVGDAPVRGMADKVLAAVGVESTAAAVAEHYGSGLLDGWLVDTVDAGSVEGIEAAGIRCRAVPLMMTDLDATARMVQEALTLAEEVRGA